A region of the Alphaproteobacteria bacterium genome:
AAGCCTGTTTTAGATCAACTTCAGCTGGATTCATCCCTTTTGGAAGTCCTGCCCTCTTCGGCTTGCTCTTATCTTTAGGGTCTTGCTGTTTTTTATCAATTTGAAGATAAAAGCCATATGGCCCTTTTCTTAGGTAAATATCATCCTCTTTTTCGTCCTGCCCCACAATCTTTGGATACTCTTCAATAGAAGCATCTTCTTTTTTGCCGTTATCTTCCATGGTACTTTCTTCTACCTCTTTTCGAATATAGGTGCACTCTGGATACTGTTCACAACCAACAAAAGCGCCATATTTTCCAACCTTCAAATGAAGTTTTCCTGTTTTACACTTCGGACACGCCCGCTCATCATCTGGGAAAAAGTGTTTTGAAAGCTCTTGATCAAGCACATCAAGAACGGTTGAATTTTTTAGACTTTTGGTATCATCAACAACCTTATGGAAGTGAATCCAAAATTTTTCGAGTACCGATTTCCAATCAGATTTTCCTGTGGAGATTGAATCTAGCTCCTCCTCTAATTGAGCTGTAAAGTCATACTCAACATATTTTTGGAAAAAATGTTCTAAAAAGGTTGCAACCAACCGCCCGCGCTCTTCAGGAATGAATTGTTTATTTTTAAGGCAAACATATTCTCGGTTTTGCAGAACAGAAATGATCGTGGCATAGGTAGAGGGGCGCCCAATTCCGATTTCCTCAAGCTGCTTGACAAGTGATGCCTCTGTATAACGAGGCGGGGGTTGCGTAAAGTGTTGCTTGGGATGGATTTCCTTGAGAGCAATTTTTTGCCCCTGTTTTAAGTTGGGCAGTTGATTTTCTTTTTCTTTTTCCTGATCGGATCCCTCTTCATAAACTTTGAGAAATCCATCAAACACGGTTCGCGATCCATTCGCTCGAAGAATATATTGCTCATCGCCCGAAATGATATCAACGCTCATCTGTTCCTTTTGTGCATCAGCCATTTGTGAAGCGATTGCACGCTTCCAAATCAAGCTGTAAAGCTTCAGTTGGTACGCATCAAGATAAGGCTTCATTTGCTCTGGGGTTCTTGAAAAATCTGTTGGTCGTACAGACTCATGCGCTTCTTGAGCATTTTTAACTTTTGACTTAAATTGCCGTACCTGACCAGAGACATAGCGGGCTCCATACTGGCCCTGAATCTGCTCCCGACATGACTGTATGGCCTCTCCTGCCATGGCAATGCTATCCGTACGCATATAGGTGATTAACCCGACCGTTTCCCCTCCAATATTAATCCCCTCGTAGAGCTTTTGGGCAACGCGCATGGTATTACTTGATGAAAATCCAAGCTTACGAACAGATTCCTGCTGCAGCGTTGACGTTGTAAAGGGTGGTTGAGGAGATCTTTTGACTTGTTTTTTTTCAACAGCCTTAACAGTAAAGGCCTGTTTCTCAAGGCCTTTGACAATTTCTTTGGCTTGAGCTTGATTCTCAATTGCTAATTTATCTAATTTCTTTTTGAGTGCATGTGTAACACGGGCCTGAAAATCCTCAGGCACTTCCGTCTGACAATCGGCAATAACCGACCAATATTCTTGAGGAACAAAACTCTCTATTTCTGCTTCTCGTGATGTGATCAATCTTAGGGCAACTGATTGAACGCGCCCGGCAGATTTGCTCCCTGGCAGCTTCCGCCACAGAACGGGAGATAGATTGAACCCAACAAGATAGTCAAGGGCCCGCCTTGCCAGATATGCATCAACAAGCTCTTGATTGATTTCACGAGGATTGGCAACGGCATCTAAAACCGCTTTTTTAGTGATTTGGTTAAAGGTAACACGGTGCACCTCAACCTTATCTAACAGTTTTTTTTGTTTAAGAGCTTCTAGAACATGCCATGAAATAGCCTCTCCCTCACGATCAGGGTCTGACGCTAAATAAAGAGCATCAGATTTTTGCACCGCTTGGACAATTTCTTTCATTGCTTTAGTAGCAGAAGATGAATTTTCCCAGACCATTTTAAAGTCTTTGTCAGGGTCCACAGACCCTACTTTAGAGGGCAAGTCACGAATATGACCATAAGATGCTAATACCTTAAAGCCTGGACCTAAATACTTCTCAATTGTTTTTGCTTTTGCTGGGGACTCAACAATAACCAATTTCATAAATTTAACTGCTCCTCTTTACAGCGGTGGCCTCAATGAAATTTCATTGCCTGCGCCCCTTACGATTTTACCGGCCAGCTCAAGAGCACTAATGACTCCAAGTGCTTCATGCGCTTGGGCCGGAATCTGGTTTAGCAACTCATTAATCTCGGTTGGGGAGTAACCTAGCAAAGATATAATGGTCTCTTCAAGATCAATGTTTGTCGTAGCTGATGTATTTGTCACAGCATTCTCATCAGAGCAATCTTTTTTTTTGCTCAACTCTATCCGAATTTCCGAGCAAATCCATCGCATCCCAGGCATTTTCAATGAAATGAGCGCCTTCGCGCAAAAGTTTATTGCTTCCCTTACATCTTGGGTCCAGTGGAGATCCTGGCACAGCACCCACTTCCCTTCCTTGCTCCAGTGCATATGAAGCCGTGAGTAAAGAGCCTGATTGATACGCTGCTTCAACAACAATCACGGCCCTCGATAAATCAGAAATAATTCGATTTCTCCTAGGAAAATTCTGTTGAACCGGTTTATGACCCAGAGGCATTTCACTAATAATGAGGCCTGTTTCTAAAAATTCATCCACATATTTGATATGCTCGGGAGGAAAGACTTGATCAATACCGCCAGCAAAAACAGCAATGGATCCATGATCTTGCGCTCCCTTATGTACTGAATAATCAATCCCTCTGGCAAAACCAGAAACCGTTGAATATCCAGAAGAGGTCAAGTGCAAGGATATGGAATAAGCTATTTTTTGCCCTGCGATGGATGCTTGCCTGGCTCCAACGATGGCAATTTGGTTTTTGGCAAGCAAAGCACGGTTGCCTTTTAGAAACAAAACAGGGGGCGCATCCCTGACCGAGGAAAGCAAATCTGGGTAGTCAACATCTAAGAGTGTGCATACTTCAACCTTCTCTTTTTGTGCTCTGAGGCGCATATCCTCGGCAGCCTTGAGATCTGGTTTGATTTTGTATTTAGGTTCATCTATCAAATATTGATAAACCGCTTCAATTGACTGGTGCTCTTCCAAAAGCGCAGAAAATGTCACAGGCCTAATGCGTGGTGTTTGGCTAATGGCTAAGACATAGGAACAACTGCTAGTCACACATTTGCCCTTTTTCTCATGTAGTCACGAATATTTTTCTGATGACGATATAAAACAATCGACCAAAGAAGCAGCGATCCTATAGCAATCTCCACACTAAAACAAAAGTATATAGATCCAATAGCTACATAAGTTGCACAAGCAAGCCCCGCGATAAATGAGTGCCTTAAAAGAAGGTATATAAAGCTCCATACTGCTGCCATCCCGATGAAAATCCATGCATTCCAGGCAAGCATCCATCCAAAAAGTGTTGCAATTCCTTTGCCTCCCTTAAAGTTGAGCCAAGGAGAAAAAACATGCCCTAGAAAGGCAAAAAAGCCGATGAAAAATAATAATTTATAGCTTACATCTGGCCAGAAGCCCTGAACTAAAAATATGGCCGCTGCCGCCTTCAAGGCATCGATCACAAAAGTTAAAATACCCAGAGTCGCTCCATAGCTTCGCCAAACATTGGTTGCCCCTATATTACCAGATCCCTGCTTACGAATATCTTTGCCGTGCAATAGGGACACCAAAACGAACCCCGTTGGCACAGAGCCCAAAAGGTAGCTCGCTAAAGATAGAAGAACAGCTATCATCATTGGCCAAGTCCCATTTTTATGAAACATTGATGGATGACAACTGCTGCAGCATTTGAGGCATTAAGGGTGCTAAAATCTGCCGCTGTTGAGATTTTAATCAGTTGATCGCATTTTTCCGTTGTTAATCTTCTAAGCCCTTCTCCTTCTGCTCCAAGGACAACAACCACCCTCTCTGGAAAGTCTATTGTCTCCATTTCTTCGCCAGCCTCATCTAAACCATAAACCCAAAAATTATTTTTCTTCAGAGCATCCAAAGCGCTGTCAAGATTGCTGACCTGACAAAGAGATATCAGCTCCAAAGCCCCAGAAGCCGCTTTTGCCACAGTTCCAGTTATCGGTGCCGATTGATGCTTAGGGAGTATTAACGCCCGAACGCCAAACGCAACAGCTGAGCGGATGATTGCTCCTAAATTTTGAGGATCCGTGATTTGATCCAAGACGCACACCATTCCCCTTTCGGGAAATTTTTCAATAACTTCAGGCAAATGGGACAGAGGCAGTGGATCGACATTCAGTGCAACTCCTTGATGGACAGCGCCAGGAGGCAATTTATGTTCAAATGATTTGACATCACATTTGTGGATGGGGATTTTTCTTTTTTTTGCCTGTTCCAAAATCTCTAAATCAGAAAAAGATAGATCTGTATAAAGACCATGACATAGACGCTTTGAGTTTCTAAGAGCCCCTAAGCACGCATGGACACCATATATCCAATCATTTTTATGAGGTGTTTTTTTCATAGAGCTCTAATCTATTTCCAGGACTTGAATCAAATTTGTTTGGCCCGCACGACCAACCGGGCTCCCCCCTGTGACAATCACCTTGTCACCTGAACAGGCAATGTTTTGCTTCAAAATATAAGAAAATGCTTCATCTATGAACTGATCAAATCGATCGTGGCCCTGACACATGACAGAAGACACTCCCCAAATCAAAGACAAAGACCGTGCTGTTTTCATGTCAGGCGTCATCGCATAAATAGGTATATGCCCTCGAAAGTGAGCCACCCGAAGAGCCGTCGCACCCGTTAGAGTTGAACAAATGATAGCACACGCTTGCATATTCTCTGCCAAATGATGCGCAGCTGCTGCCATGGCTTGACTTGGAAGAACAGGCTCACCTTTCACATCCATCATCGATGTTTGATAGATTGGATCTGACTCGGTGGCTTCAAGAATTTGAGACATGATATACACAGCCTCGCTTGGATACTGACCGGCTGCTGACTCAGCTGAGAGCATAACGGCATCGGCGCCATCAAAAACGGCATTGGCCACATCAGAAACCTCTGCACGTGTTGGGGTTGAAGCTTGTATCATAGACTCAAGCATTTGAGTTGCAACAATCACGGGCTTATAATTTTCACGAGCTTTGGCAACGAGAGATTTTTGCGTAATAGGAACGTGAGCCAGGTCCATTTCGACACCTAAGTCGCCCCGGGCTACCATGATTCCATCAGAGATGGTTATTATTTCGTCAATTTCTAAAAGCGCCTGTGGCTTTTCAATTTTGGCAATAATTTTATACTGATTACCAATAAGAGCACGTAGAGCCTTCACATCTAAAGCTGATTGCACAAACGACTGTGCAACATAATCAACATCAAGCGTTTTAATGAATTCAATATCTTTGAGATCTTTTTCAGTCAATGCAGATTTTTTCAAATTGGTATCTGGAATATTGACACCTTTATTATTTGAAAGCTGGCCTGACACCTCAACAATTGTCTCAATGGATTGATCGTTGACACGGGTCACACGCAATCGAATTTTTCCATCATCCAATAACAAACGATGCCCCACATCTAAACTCTCGATAACTTCAGGATGAGGGAAAGGCACACGATTTTGATCTCCCAGTTCAGAATCAAGATCAAGTCTGAACTGTTGCCCCTCTTTCAGAGAAATTGGCGAAGATTTAAACTTGCCGACTCTGAGCTTTGGCCCTTGAAGATCAGCTAAAATTGCAACAATCTTATTTTTATGCTTTTCGACTGTGCGAATTTTCTTAACCACATCAAAGTGATCTTGGTGCGTTCCATGAGAAAAATTCAAACGAAACACATTAACACCTAGATCGAAGAATCGCTCAATCATCTCCATTGAGCTTGATGCAGGACCAATCGTTGTAACAATTTTAGTGCGACGGCTCATGACTTTTGTTCGCCTTTTTTAATTGGTTTCATGGTTGGAAAGGCAATAACATCGCGAATGCTTGATGCATTTGTTAACAGCATGACCAGACGATCAATACCAATACCAAGGCCTCCCGTTGGTGGCATCCCATATTCCAGTGCTTTAATGAAATCTTCATCCATTGGATGCGCCTCTTCATCGCCGGCATTTTTGTTTGCAACCTGTTTTTCAAACCGCTCTTTCTGGTCAATAGGATCTGTCAATTCAGAAAAAGCATTGGCAATTTCCCAACCATTGACATATGTTTCAAACCGCTCTGTTAGGCGTGCATCCGTGCGATGACGCTTGGCAAGTGGTGAAACATCAAGCGGAAAATCTGTTACATGAATCGGCTGAATCAGATCATCTTCAACCGTTTCCTCAAATAAACGCGCCAACAAAATACCCCAAGTTTCCGAGGGTTTAGAAGCAAATCCCTTACTCATCACAGCCTTACGCGCCTCATCATCACTTTGAATTTTAAGGAAATCAATGCCTGTTTTTTCGGCAACGAGCTCTGCCATTGACATGCGCCGCCAAGGAGCCGCCAAGTTGATCTGATGATTTCCATATGTTACTTGAGCTGAGCCACAGACTTCTGATGCAAGATACGCAATCAATGTCTCCGTTAAATCCATCATATCTTGATAATCAGCATAAGCCTGATAAAGCTCCAGCGTTGTAAACTCTGGATTATGCTTGGGGGAGAGACCTTCGTTTCGAAAGCAACGGTTAATCTCAAATACGCGCTCTGACAACCCACCAATAATAAGTCTCTTAAGATGTAATTCAGGGGCAATCCGCAAAAACATATCAGCATGTAAAGCATTGTGATAGGTACAAAAAGGCTTTGCTGCTGCTCCACCAGCGATGGTATGAAGCATGGGTGTTTCCACTTCTATAAAATCTCGCTTGTACAGTTCTTGGCGCATTTTCTGAATCAACATTGAGCGCACCCTCAAACGGTCGCGGCTTTCTTGATTTACAATCAAGTCCAGGTAACGTTGACGATATCTTGTCTCAATATGCGTTAGACCATGATATTTATCAGGAAGTGTCTGGAGTGCCTTTGAAAGAAGCGTCACATCGGTAGCGTTAATAGTCAGCTCCCCACGTGGCGTACGCCGAACAATTCCCTGAACTCCAATCCAATCTCCCAAATCCAAATCCTTAATGGCATTTAACTGACTTTCAGTTAAATTATTTTTATGAGAAAAAATCTGAATTTGATCATGACTATCCTGTAAAACAATAAACATACCACTATTACGAATGGCCATGATACGGCCTGCAACGATAACAGAGTCTGTTGTAACCTGTTCATTGGCAAGATCACGGTACATCTCCTGAAGCTGATCCAGACCATGGCTTTTTTTGAACAGGTAAGCGTAGGGCTCTTGCCCGGCTTCTCGCAGCCTTCGAACCTTTGCAATACGAATTTCACTTTGATTTTCTGGAGAAATATCACAAGCCATTTTTTAATCCTTCAATAGTCAATTATTTTTCCAGAACTTCTTTCAGTTCCCCAGATTCATACATTTCTCGGACAATATCACAACCCCCGATGAACTCTTTTTTAACATAAAGCTGGGGTATGGTCGGCCAATCAGAATAGACTTTAATCCCCTCTCGAATTTCCATATCCTCCAGCACATTGACGTCATGAAATTCAACGTTCAATCGTTGAAGAATTTGAGAAACAACACTTGAAAAACCACACTGAGGAAAGTCCTTCTGCCCTTTCATAAAAAGGACAACATCATGGCTTTCAATCAGATTTTTAATTTGCTCTTGAACAGTTGACACCAAAAAAACTCCGTTAAAAATTTACGTCATTTGTATCATGTTTCTCTCCAAGATTGAAAAAGTAATTTAGGGCGCCTCTCTCTGTAGACAAAAGACAAGGTTTGCCCTATGTTTTAGGAAGTTATAGGAGTTACATATGAATGCATCTGATCATGCAAAAATTATCATCATTGGCAGTGGTCCTGCGGGCTACACAGCTGCCATTTACGCTGCACGGGCTGGCCTAGAGCCGATACAAATTGCTGGCTATGAGCCTGGTGGACAGCTGATGATTACAACGGATGTAGAAAACTTCCCTGGATTTGAATCCGTCGTTCAAGGCCCTTGGCTCATGGAGCAAATGAAAAAACAAGCCGAAAATGTTGGCACTCGGATTGTCCATGATATGGTCAGTAAAGTTAATTTTTCCAATCGTCCTTTTGTCGTTGAAACAGATGGTGGCAAAACATATACAGCCGACAGTGTTATTATATCTACTGGCGCCAAGGCTAAATGGCTTGATATTCCTTCTGAAAAAAAATTTCAAGGGCATGGTGTTTCTGCATGTGCAACCTGTGATGGCTTTTTTTTCAAAAATCAAAAAGTAATGATTATAGGTGGCGGAAATTCAGCCGTTGAAGAGGCTTTGTATATGACCAACCATGCCTCTCATGTAACGCTCGTACATCGGCGCGATCAACTCAGAGCAGAAAAAATGTTAGCCAAACGGCTACTCTCTCATGATAAAATTTCAGTGATTTGGGATCATGAGGTTGAAGAAATCATCGGTGACGAGAATCCGAAAAAAGTCACTGGGATAAAATTAAAAAATGTCAAAACAGGAGATATACGCACTGAAGATATCGATGGTGTTTTTATTGCTATCGGTCATACACCTCAGACAGAGCTCTTCAAAGAAATCCTCTCCATGGATGAAACTGGCTACTTAAACGTTAAGCCCGGCACAACCCAAACAGAAATTCCAGGTATATATGCAGCTGGTGATGTTCAAGATAAAGTTTATCGTCAAGCAGTGACGGCTGCTGGTCAAGGCTGTATGGCTGCGCTGGATGCTGAGAAATACTTACAAACAATTAAATGACATCAATTATAAAGGCTAATACCCTCTTTGAAATTTATGATGATCTTCTGCCTGAAGATCATCAAAGCTGGCTACTCCTAGATGTTGATGGCACGCTTATCCATCCCAAAGATAGCGTTTTCAGGGCCCCCAAAGAATTAAATCCTTTTGCTGAAGTCATTGATGACTTTAAAAAGAAAGTCAAAAAAAATGGTCCAGAACAGACGCAGCTATTCCAACAATTTCTGAGCGCTTTCAGACTGCATCGTGACGTAGAATTAGTTGATCCTTTGTGGCTTGAAATTTTGAAGAAATATCAAGAAAGCGAAAAAACAGTTTTAGCTCTGACCAAAATGGATACCGGTTCTTTTGGGTCCATTGAATCGGTTGAAGAGTGGCGTTTAACAGAATTAAACGATCTTGGTGTGTCATTCTATCCTAACACTCCTAGTGACAAGGCTGAAATTCTTATTCAAGAAAAGCATGTGAATGCAGCCACTCTCTATCAAGGAGCTCTGTTCACCGGGGGGCATTCCAAAAGTCAAACTCTGGATGCCCTTATAAAAAGGCGAAACACAAAACCGGAAAAAATTAGATTCGTTGATGATCGACTTGAACAAATTTTGGATTTACAAACATATTGTAAGTCCCAAAACATCTTGTTTAAAGGCTTCCATTTTCTTCAAGCCTCAAATCTTCCCCATTCTTATTGTGGTCAACGCGCCGCGTTACAAAAGCAAACATTTGTTGAAGAAGGTATATGGCTTAGTGATGAAAAAGCCGATCAAAAGCTTAAAAAATAAGACGTTAACGGGTTATAAAATCGGTACAGTTATGTGCTGAAGCCAACCTTTCTCAGTACCGCTCAAAAAATCTCTATGTGTTTTAAAAACCTGTTGGTGATAGGCATTAACCCACTCTTTTTCATCTTGAGTAAGTATGGCTTCATCAATCAAAATTCTATCAAATGGTGCCAAAGAAAGGGTGTCAAAACATAAAAAATCTTGGTTTACTAAACTCTTTTCAACAACCATTAAATTTTCTAGGCGGATGCCATACGCACCTTTTTGATAATACCCTGGCTCATTGCTTAAAACCACACCTTCAACTAGTGGTGGTTGATTCTGTGCCCGCGGTCTGATAGACTGAGGCCCTTCGTGAACATTGAGCCGATAACCAACACCATGCCCAGTTCCATGTCCATAATCCAATCCTTCTTTCCATAAAAATTGTCGGGCCAAAACATCCAACTGAACTCCACTCGTGCCTTTGGGGAAATGCGCCCTGGCAAGGGCGATATGGCCTTTTAAAACAAGTGTATAATGCTTTTTGAGTAATGGGCTAGGATTGTCCCCAAGGAATATCGTGCGGGTGATATCCGTTGTTCCATTGGTATACTGACCGCCTGAATCAAACAAATAAACCATGTCTTTTCTAAGGGAAGCATTTGTTTTTTCAGATGGCATATAATGCGGCAAAGCAGCATGTTCTCCCAGTGCCGAAATTGTTGAAAAACTAGGACTCAAATACTGTTGTGACTTTTTACGAAAATCTTCTAAAGTTTTAGCAGCTGAAAGTTCTGTAATATCATCAAAAGATGTCAACGTTTGCAGAAAATAAAGAAAGCGCGTAACAGCCAACCCATCAATCATGTGGCATTCGCGCATCTTATTTATTTCAACTTTATTCTTTTGCGCTTTGCTAGCGCTGTAAAAATCATCCCCCAACGTATAAAAAACATCATTTTTTTCACACTTTTCTCTAATCGCCTCGGGCACATGTTCAGAGGGAAGATATAGTTTTTTATGCTTTTTTAAAGACACCTCAAATTCAGCCCAATCACGGAATAGCACCTTTTCTTTCAAGATACATTGGATCCTTTCTGAAACTTGCTCTAGATTGGTAAAAACCTCTACTGCCCCCTTTTCCGTGATCAGGGTATAGTTAAAAAAAAACAGGGGTATAGGGTGAGTCATAACCACGCATATTCAAAAGCCAATTACTCGCAGTCACATCACAAATAAGGGCTGGGCAATCAACGCCTCTCTTTATCAAAACACTGATCAGTTGTCCTATTTTTTCAAATGTTGGTGCCCCAAATTCTGATAAATCAAGCATGTAAGCTGGCTTCCCATTTGGCTTTGGCTGGTCAATCCACATTTGATCGATGGGATTTTGAGCTAACGAAATGAAGCTAAGATTCTTCTTGGCACATACTTTTTTTAAATGCTTTATTTCATTAATAGAATGAAGCCAAGGATCAAACCCAATGCGCGCATTCATGTCTAATTCAGAACATAGCCAGCTTGTGATTGCACCTGATCTTAATGAATTGATGTGTATTTCTTTTAAATCAACCTGCTGATGTGCTTGCTCTGTATATCTGCTATCAACAAAAAGAACCG
Encoded here:
- the topA gene encoding type I DNA topoisomerase codes for the protein MKLVIVESPAKAKTIEKYLGPGFKVLASYGHIRDLPSKVGSVDPDKDFKMVWENSSSATKAMKEIVQAVQKSDALYLASDPDREGEAISWHVLEALKQKKLLDKVEVHRVTFNQITKKAVLDAVANPREINQELVDAYLARRALDYLVGFNLSPVLWRKLPGSKSAGRVQSVALRLITSREAEIESFVPQEYWSVIADCQTEVPEDFQARVTHALKKKLDKLAIENQAQAKEIVKGLEKQAFTVKAVEKKQVKRSPQPPFTTSTLQQESVRKLGFSSSNTMRVAQKLYEGINIGGETVGLITYMRTDSIAMAGEAIQSCREQIQGQYGARYVSGQVRQFKSKVKNAQEAHESVRPTDFSRTPEQMKPYLDAYQLKLYSLIWKRAIASQMADAQKEQMSVDIISGDEQYILRANGSRTVFDGFLKVYEEGSDQEKEKENQLPNLKQGQKIALKEIHPKQHFTQPPPRYTEASLVKQLEEIGIGRPSTYATIISVLQNREYVCLKNKQFIPEERGRLVATFLEHFFQKYVEYDFTAQLEEELDSISTGKSDWKSVLEKFWIHFHKVVDDTKSLKNSTVLDVLDQELSKHFFPDDERACPKCKTGKLHLKVGKYGAFVGCEQYPECTYIRKEVEESTMEDNGKKEDASIEEYPKIVGQDEKEDDIYLRKGPYGFYLQIDKKQQDPKDKSKPKRAGLPKGMNPAEVDLKQALDLLSLPKTIGQHPKTGEDIVVGIGRYGPFVKYQNKFHSIKNRSILSVDIPYAVEVIEKSPKK
- the dprA gene encoding DNA-protecting protein DprA, with the protein product MTFSALLEEHQSIEAVYQYLIDEPKYKIKPDLKAAEDMRLRAQKEKVEVCTLLDVDYPDLLSSVRDAPPVLFLKGNRALLAKNQIAIVGARQASIAGQKIAYSISLHLTSSGYSTVSGFARGIDYSVHKGAQDHGSIAVFAGGIDQVFPPEHIKYVDEFLETGLIISEMPLGHKPVQQNFPRRNRIISDLSRAVIVVEAAYQSGSLLTASYALEQGREVGAVPGSPLDPRCKGSNKLLREGAHFIENAWDAMDLLGNSDRVEQKKRLL
- the plsY gene encoding acyl-phosphate glycerol 3-phosphate acyltransferase, producing the protein MFHKNGTWPMMIAVLLSLASYLLGSVPTGFVLVSLLHGKDIRKQGSGNIGATNVWRSYGATLGILTFVIDALKAAAAIFLVQGFWPDVSYKLLFFIGFFAFLGHVFSPWLNFKGGKGIATLFGWMLAWNAWIFIGMAAVWSFIYLLLRHSFIAGLACATYVAIGSIYFCFSVEIAIGSLLLWSIVLYRHQKNIRDYMRKRANV
- a CDS encoding 23S rRNA (guanosine(2251)-2'-O)-methyltransferase RlmB, whose protein sequence is MKKTPHKNDWIYGVHACLGALRNSKRLCHGLYTDLSFSDLEILEQAKKRKIPIHKCDVKSFEHKLPPGAVHQGVALNVDPLPLSHLPEVIEKFPERGMVCVLDQITDPQNLGAIIRSAVAFGVRALILPKHQSAPITGTVAKAASGALELISLCQVSNLDSALDALKKNNFWVYGLDEAGEEMETIDFPERVVVVLGAEGEGLRRLTTEKCDQLIKISTAADFSTLNASNAAAVVIHQCFIKMGLGQ
- the pyk gene encoding pyruvate kinase, whose protein sequence is MSRRTKIVTTIGPASSSMEMIERFFDLGVNVFRLNFSHGTHQDHFDVVKKIRTVEKHKNKIVAILADLQGPKLRVGKFKSSPISLKEGQQFRLDLDSELGDQNRVPFPHPEVIESLDVGHRLLLDDGKIRLRVTRVNDQSIETIVEVSGQLSNNKGVNIPDTNLKKSALTEKDLKDIEFIKTLDVDYVAQSFVQSALDVKALRALIGNQYKIIAKIEKPQALLEIDEIITISDGIMVARGDLGVEMDLAHVPITQKSLVAKARENYKPVIVATQMLESMIQASTPTRAEVSDVANAVFDGADAVMLSAESAAGQYPSEAVYIMSQILEATESDPIYQTSMMDVKGEPVLPSQAMAAAAHHLAENMQACAIICSTLTGATALRVAHFRGHIPIYAMTPDMKTARSLSLIWGVSSVMCQGHDRFDQFIDEAFSYILKQNIACSGDKVIVTGGSPVGRAGQTNLIQVLEID
- the lysS gene encoding lysine--tRNA ligase, translating into MACDISPENQSEIRIAKVRRLREAGQEPYAYLFKKSHGLDQLQEMYRDLANEQVTTDSVIVAGRIMAIRNSGMFIVLQDSHDQIQIFSHKNNLTESQLNAIKDLDLGDWIGVQGIVRRTPRGELTINATDVTLLSKALQTLPDKYHGLTHIETRYRQRYLDLIVNQESRDRLRVRSMLIQKMRQELYKRDFIEVETPMLHTIAGGAAAKPFCTYHNALHADMFLRIAPELHLKRLIIGGLSERVFEINRCFRNEGLSPKHNPEFTTLELYQAYADYQDMMDLTETLIAYLASEVCGSAQVTYGNHQINLAAPWRRMSMAELVAEKTGIDFLKIQSDDEARKAVMSKGFASKPSETWGILLARLFEETVEDDLIQPIHVTDFPLDVSPLAKRHRTDARLTERFETYVNGWEIANAFSELTDPIDQKERFEKQVANKNAGDEEAHPMDEDFIKALEYGMPPTGGLGIGIDRLVMLLTNASSIRDVIAFPTMKPIKKGEQKS
- the grxD gene encoding monothiol glutaredoxin, Grx4 family translates to MVSTVQEQIKNLIESHDVVLFMKGQKDFPQCGFSSVVSQILQRLNVEFHDVNVLEDMEIREGIKVYSDWPTIPQLYVKKEFIGGCDIVREMYESGELKEVLEK
- the trxB gene encoding thioredoxin-disulfide reductase, with amino-acid sequence MNASDHAKIIIIGSGPAGYTAAIYAARAGLEPIQIAGYEPGGQLMITTDVENFPGFESVVQGPWLMEQMKKQAENVGTRIVHDMVSKVNFSNRPFVVETDGGKTYTADSVIISTGAKAKWLDIPSEKKFQGHGVSACATCDGFFFKNQKVMIIGGGNSAVEEALYMTNHASHVTLVHRRDQLRAEKMLAKRLLSHDKISVIWDHEVEEIIGDENPKKVTGIKLKNVKTGDIRTEDIDGVFIAIGHTPQTELFKEILSMDETGYLNVKPGTTQTEIPGIYAAGDVQDKVYRQAVTAAGQGCMAALDAEKYLQTIK
- a CDS encoding X-Pro aminopeptidase, yielding MTHPIPLFFFNYTLITEKGAVEVFTNLEQVSERIQCILKEKVLFRDWAEFEVSLKKHKKLYLPSEHVPEAIREKCEKNDVFYTLGDDFYSASKAQKNKVEINKMRECHMIDGLAVTRFLYFLQTLTSFDDITELSAAKTLEDFRKKSQQYLSPSFSTISALGEHAALPHYMPSEKTNASLRKDMVYLFDSGGQYTNGTTDITRTIFLGDNPSPLLKKHYTLVLKGHIALARAHFPKGTSGVQLDVLARQFLWKEGLDYGHGTGHGVGYRLNVHEGPQSIRPRAQNQPPLVEGVVLSNEPGYYQKGAYGIRLENLMVVEKSLVNQDFLCFDTLSLAPFDRILIDEAILTQDEKEWVNAYHQQVFKTHRDFLSGTEKGWLQHITVPIL